The Streptomyces sp. A2-16 sequence CTGGACGAACCGCGCCACCGCGTACGCCTTCGCCGACTACGCCCGTGTCGTCGGCGAAGCCCTCGGCGACCGCGTCGCGATCTGGACCACCCTGAACGAACCGTGGTGCTCCGCCTACCTCGGCTACGGAGCCGGGGCCCACGCGCCCGGCCGCAGGGACGGTGCGGCGGCGCTGACCGCGGTCCACCATCTCAACCTCGCCCACGGGCTGGCCGTTCAGCAGCTCAGGGAGGTCACCACCAACGATCCGCAGTACTCGGTCACCCTCAACTTCCATGTCCTGCGCGGCCGGGGCGAGGGCGCCGACGAAGCCGTGCGCCGTATCGACGCGCTGGCCAACCGCGCCTTCACCGACCCCCTGCTGCTCGGCCACTACCCACGGGACCTCATGGAGGACACCGCGGCCGTCACGGACTGGTCGTTCGTCGAGGACGGCGACCTCGACCGGATCCGGCAGCCCCTGGACCTGCTCGGTGTCAACTACTACGCCACCACCACCGTCCGGCTGTGGGACGGCGTGACGGACCGGCAGAACAACGACGGGCACAAGGACATGGGCGGCTCGGCCTGGCCCGGCTCGCCGCAGGTCGAGTTCGTGGCGCAGGACGGCCCGCACACGGCCATGGGCTGGAACATCGACCCCGACGGTCTCGAGGAACTCCTTCTGGACCTGCACCGCCGGTTCCCGGACCAGCCGCTGGTCATCACCGAGAACGGAGCGGCCTTCGAGGACCAGGTCACCACCCGCCCCGACGGCAGCCCCGCGGTCCACGATCCGCAGCGCGTCGACTACCTCCACCGGCACTTCGTCGCCGCCCACCGGGCACTCGCCGCGGGGGTCGATCTGCGCGGGTACTTCGTGTGGTCGCTGATGGACAACTTCGAGTGGGGATACGGCTACTCGAAGCGCTTCGGCATCGTCCACGTCGACTACGAGACCCAGCGCCGCACGCTCAAGGACAGCGCCCTGTGGTACCGGCGACTGGCGACGACGCGCACCATTCCGGAGCCGGGAAGCGAGGAGTAGCGGGGGCGGGCCCGGGTGCGGCCGGACCAACGGGTTGGCCGTCGACGCGGGGCACGGATGCGAGGTCCGGCATGCTCGCCCAGGTGCGTCCACCCCGGCCGGTCAGGATCGGCGCTCTCGTTCCGCCGACCCGATCCGACCCGACCCGACCCGACCCGACCCGGCCCGGCCGGGTCGAGGTGGCCGTGGCGGAAGCCGGTTGGGCCGGGGACCTTGCCGGTCAGGCGGGCTGCCACAGTTCGATGCGGTGGCCCTCCGGGTCGGTGACCCAGCCGAACCGGCCCACGCCCTCCATGTCCTGGGTCTCCTCGGACACGTCCGCTCCGCGGGCGCGTAGTTGCGCGAGCATCGCGTCCAGGTCGCGGACCCGGAAGTTGAGCATGGTCTGTTGAGTGCGGGGGCCGAAGTAGTCGGTCCCCGACTCGAAGGCGGCGAAGACCGTGGGCCCGTCCTCCTGACGCCACAACCCGTTCTCGTCGGCGTCCAGGCCCAGGCAGTCGCGGTACCACGCGGTCAGCGCCGCGGGGTCGGCGGACCTGAGGAAGTAGCCGCCGATGCCAAGCACTCGTTCCATGCCGGCCATCCTGCCAGGAGTGCCGCCCCGCGCAGCGGTATGTCAGCGGCGCGCGCACCGATGACATACCGCCGCGGCGCACCTCAGTGGGACATCGCCTCGCGTACGAGCGCGGTGTCGACGAACTGCTCGAAGCGCACGATCAGTCCGCCGCGCACGACGAAGTGGTGGGCGACGCGCACGTCGATCCGCTTGCCGGTGGCCTTGTTGGCGGCGGTGTAGCGGGCCAGGACGACGACGTTCTCGCCGTCCACGACGTAGGTGTCGTCGTGGGCCGTCCAGCCGTCCCACGCCTTGCCCAGTTGCTCCATCACGTTCGAGGTGACGCCGTCGGGGGTGCGGTAGGTGCCGGCCAGGGGAAAGCCGGCCATCTCGGTCCACTCCACGTCGGGTGCGAGCGTGGCCCTCAGAGCCTCCAGGTCCCCGGCCGCGGAAGCCAGGTACTGGCGCCGTACGACGTCGGCGGGGGCGGTGGAGGTGGCGAAGTCGGTGTCGGTCATGACGGTCAGCCCCACTTCATCTCGCCCTTGGCGACCTTCGCACCGATCTGGGCGGCGATCAGCATGCCGTTGTCGGGGTAGCGCTTGACGAGGGCTTCGGTGAGCGCGGCGCCGTCGGCCGCCTTGCCGAGCTCCTCCTCGAAGGCGAGCAGGTAGTCGCGGGTGGCGGTGATGGCGGAGGCGTCGGCGGCCGTGTCGGGCAGGCGGTGCCCGGGGACCACCAGCTCCGGCTGAAGAGCGGCCATCTCGTCCAGCAGGCCGATCCAGGCGGCGCGGTCATCCGGGGTGGGGGTGTCGGCGACCCAGACGTGCTCCTGCTGGAAGAGCAGCACACCGCCGAGCAGGGCGCGGTGCTCGGCCTGCCACAGGTAGTGGCGGTCGGGCAGAGCGGCCGGGCCGCCCTTGAGCTGGAAGGTGTGGCCCTCCAGGGTGAGGTCGCCGGTGAGCGGGGTGAGCTCGACCAGGCGGGTGGGCAGGTTCGCCCCCAGGGCGGCCCAGGCCTTGAGCTTGCCCTCGTAGGAGTGCTGGACGTGCTCGATGACGATCGGGGTGGCCACGAAGACGGCGTCGGGGAAGGCGTCGGCGACGACCTCGGCGCCGAAGTAGAAGTCGGGGTCGGCGTGGGAGACGAAGACGGTGGTGAGCGTCTTGCCGGAGTCGAGGATCTCGGCGGCCAGGCGGTGGCCGTCGGCCCGGGTGAAGGCGGCGTCCACCAGGAGGGCTTCGTTCTCTCCGGTGACGAGGGTGGCGGTCTTGTTCCTGCTGCCGGCCGGGAAGTCGAGGTCGAGGACCTTGAAGTCGAGAGTGCTCATGCTCGGGGCTCCTTGCGGGGGTGGACGGGGCGGGGAGGGGCGGGGTCAGGACAGGCCCGCGAGCCGCCGGTCGATCTCGTCGGCGGTGGCGCGGCCGTGGGCCAGTGGGGCGACACGCTCGCCGACGACGGCGAGCAGGGTGGGAAAGCCGGTGACACCCAGTTCGGCGCTGCGGCGGAAGTCCGCCGCGGCCTCCGCCCGGCTCTCGGGTGCCTCGAAGGCGGTGACCACGGCCTCGGCGTCGAGTCCGGCGGCCGCGGCGAGCTTCCGGTAGGTGGCCGGGTCGGACAGGCTCAGGCCGTCGACGTAGAAGGCCGTCTGGAG is a genomic window containing:
- a CDS encoding MBL fold metallo-hydrolase, which gives rise to MSTLDFKVLDLDFPAGSRNKTATLVTGENEALLVDAAFTRADGHRLAAEILDSGKTLTTVFVSHADPDFYFGAEVVADAFPDAVFVATPIVIEHVQHSYEGKLKAWAALGANLPTRLVELTPLTGDLTLEGHTFQLKGGPAALPDRHYLWQAEHRALLGGVLLFQQEHVWVADTPTPDDRAAWIGLLDEMAALQPELVVPGHRLPDTAADASAITATRDYLLAFEEELGKAADGAALTEALVKRYPDNGMLIAAQIGAKVAKGEMKWG
- a CDS encoding VOC family protein, with the translated sequence MERVLGIGGYFLRSADPAALTAWYRDCLGLDADENGLWRQEDGPTVFAAFESGTDYFGPRTQQTMLNFRVRDLDAMLAQLRARGADVSEETQDMEGVGRFGWVTDPEGHRIELWQPA
- a CDS encoding GH1 family beta-glucosidase, which gives rise to MSTPQPRSFPAHFLLGSATAAYQIEGAADEDGRGPSIWDTYSHTPGNTWNGDTGDVAADHYHRLDEDLDLMASLGLRAYRFSIAWPRIQPTGRGPVNPKGLDFYSRLVDGLLQRDIAPVATLYHWDLPQALEDEGGWTNRATAYAFADYARVVGEALGDRVAIWTTLNEPWCSAYLGYGAGAHAPGRRDGAAALTAVHHLNLAHGLAVQQLREVTTNDPQYSVTLNFHVLRGRGEGADEAVRRIDALANRAFTDPLLLGHYPRDLMEDTAAVTDWSFVEDGDLDRIRQPLDLLGVNYYATTTVRLWDGVTDRQNNDGHKDMGGSAWPGSPQVEFVAQDGPHTAMGWNIDPDGLEELLLDLHRRFPDQPLVITENGAAFEDQVTTRPDGSPAVHDPQRVDYLHRHFVAAHRALAAGVDLRGYFVWSLMDNFEWGYGYSKRFGIVHVDYETQRRTLKDSALWYRRLATTRTIPEPGSEE
- a CDS encoding nuclear transport factor 2 family protein, which translates into the protein MTDTDFATSTAPADVVRRQYLASAAGDLEALRATLAPDVEWTEMAGFPLAGTYRTPDGVTSNVMEQLGKAWDGWTAHDDTYVVDGENVVVLARYTAANKATGKRIDVRVAHHFVVRGGLIVRFEQFVDTALVREAMSH